TGCTCATCCAGAACGCTCTGTTGAGGTTGTCTGGGGAGAGAATTACTCAGGTGGCTACAAAATTCGTTTGCGAGTGATAGCAAGTGATCGTTCGGGACTGCTTAGAGATCTTACTTCGGTATTAGCCGCTGAAAAGTCTAACGTATTGTCAATGAGTTCGACATCGGATGTGAAAACACAAACTGCAGCCATTGAGTTAGAGCTTGAACTGTACAATTTGGATGGTCTATCGCGCGTCGTTGCTAAATTGTCGCAGGTCGATGGCGTCAGCGAAGCCCGCAGAGTATAACTCGCACCAAGAATAGGTAATAGATGAAAGAGCCAGTGGGAAACATGCAGCCTTTGCTGACGATAATGCAAAAGCTGCGAGACCCAGAAACGGGTTGCGACTGGGATAAAGCACAAACTTTCCAATCTATCGTGCCCTTCACGTTAGAAGAAGCCTATGAAGTGGCAGATACCATCGAGCGTGTTGCACTCGATGAACTGCCTGATGAATTAGGTGATCTACTGTTTCAGGTGGTGTTTTACTGCCAGCTGGGTAAAGAGCAGGGAATGTTTGATTTTGATACCGTTGTTAACCGTATTTGCGATAAGCTAACTCGACGCCATCCCCATGTTTTTGCTGATCTCAAAAGTAGTAGCACCGAGCAGATAAAACAAAACTGGGAAAAAATTAAGGCGTCTGAACGCGTAGAACGTGAGCAGCATTCTGTGCTAGATGATATCCCTCTAAACCTCCCGGCACTTTCTCGCTCAATAAAAATTCAAAAAAGAGTATCCGGCGTCGGTTTTGATTGGCCTGAGTTACCTCCTGTGGTTGCAAAAATCCACGAGGAGATAGAAGAGGTACTTTTTGAAGTCGAGCAAGAAAATATTGATCATAATAAAGTTACTGACGAAATGGGCGACTTATTATTTGCTGTAGTCAACTTGGCAAGGCATCTAGGTGTAGAGCCAGAAAAAGCCTTAAGACAAGCAAATCAAAAGTTTGAACGACGTTTTCGTGGTGTAGAGGACTATGTTGAACAGGATGGAAGAGCGTTTGATGAGCATACGTTAGTGGAGCTCGATAGATACTGGGACAAGGTCAAAGTGAGTGAGTCGAACAAATAATCTGAATTTAAGGTTAATTCTAGTTTGTCGAATCGATGATGCTTTGGTATAATATTGCCCCGTCCTAGTGCTTTCTTACAAGCACATATTTCCAACTCATTTTCTCAGGTTCAGCATGACTACAAGGTATATCTTCGTTACTGGTGGCGTCGTTTCATCACTAGGTAAAGGCATTGCAGCAGCATCTTTGGCTGCAATTTTAGAGGCCCGTGGCCTAAACGTAACCATTATGAAGCTGGATCCATATATTAACGTCGATCCAGGTACCATGAGTCCAACACAGCACGGTGAAGTGTTTGTGACTGAAGACGGCGCTGAAACCGATCTTGACTTAGGTCATTATGAGCGTTTCATTCGTACCAAGATGAATCGTCGTAATAACTTTACCACTGGCCGTATTTACGAAGAAGTATTACGTAAAGAGCGTCGTGGCGATTATTTGGGGGCCACAATTCAGGTTATCCCTCATATCACTAATGCCATTAAAGAAAAGGTTCTTGCTGGTGGCGAAGGTCACGATGTTGCCATCGTTGAGATTGGCGGCACAGTAGGTGATATTGAATCACTGCCTTTCCTTGAATCTATTCGTCAGCTGGGTGTTGAACTCGGCCGCGAAAGAACCCTATTTATGCATCTAACTTTGGTGCCATTCTTAGGTGCTGCTGGCGAAGTTAAAACCAAGCCAACCCAACATTCAGTTAAAGAGCTGCGTTCTATCGGTATCGCTCCTGATGTTTTAGTTTGTCGTGGTGACCGTCCAGTACCTGCAAATGAAAAAGCGAAAATATCGCTATTTTGTAATGTAGAAGAACGTGCCGTTATCTCGCTTAAAGATGTCGACAGTATTTATAAGATCCCTGCGTTGCTAAAAGCACAGGGGCTTGATCAACTCGTCACTAAGCGTTTTGGAATTGATTGTCCTGAAGCTGACTTACACGAGTGGGAAAATGTTATCTATCAAGAAGCTAACCCAACTGGCGAAATCGTCATTGGTATGGTTGGTAAATACATTGAGCTACCAGATGCTTATAAGTCAGTAAACGAAGCCTTGAAGCACGCCGGTCTGTTTAATCGTGTATCAGTTCAAATTAAGTACATTGATTCTCAGAACGTTGAAGCCAAAGGCGAAGAGATCCTTCAAGGTCTTGACGGTATCTTGGTTCCTGGCGGGTTCGGCGAGCGTGGCGTAGAAGGTAAAATCATGGCGGCTAAGTACGCTCGTGAAAATAATCTACCTTACTTTGGTATATGCTTAGGTATGCAAGTAGCGCTAATTGAGTTTGCACGTAATGTTGCTGGCCTTGAAGGTGCACATTCAACTGAATTCAATAAAGAGACTCCGTATCCTGTTGTTGGTTTAATCACTGAGTGGATTAACGAAGAGGGTAACGTTGAAGAGCGTCATGAAACGTCAGACTTGGGCGGTACTATGCGCTTAGGTGCTCAACTATGTCATCTAGAGGAAGGCACTAAAGCCGCTGCAGCCTATAAAGGTATCAGCTGTGTTGAGCGTCATCGTCATCGTTATGAAGTGAACAACAACTTTAAAGACCGTCTTGAAAAAGCAGGTTTGATTTTTAGTGGTCTATCATCAGACCGCCAACTGGTCGAAATGATTGAACTACCAAACCACCCATGGTTTGTAGCGGGTCAATTCCACCCTGAATTCACATCGACACCTCGTGATGGTCAGCCATTATTTGAAGGGTTTATCGCAGCAGCCGCCGCGTATCAAAAACGCGATTTAGGCTAAACCAAACTATTAACCGCTTCCATCTAATGGGGGCGGTTTTTTTGTTTTTGGTGATGTGAGTTTATAGAAACAAATTCGTTTTACTTTTTACTTTAAATTTATCTTTCAAACTTAAATCGAGGGCATTATGGCTAAGATTATTAACATTATCGGTCGCGAAATCATGGATTCTCGCGGTAACCCAACTGTTGAAGCTGAAGTTCATTTAGAAGGCGGATTCATGGGTATGGCTGCTGCACCATCTGGTGCATCTACGGGTAGTCGCGAAGCACTAGAACTACGTGATGGTGACAAAGCACGTTATTTAGGCAAAGGCGTACTGAAAGCAGTTGCAGCCGTCAATGGTCCTATTGCTGACGCGCTGAAAGGCAAAGATGCGATTGCGCAAGCTGAACTTGATCAAATCATGATTGATTTAGACGGCACAGAAAACAAAGCTAAGTTTGGCGCTAACGCTATCCTAGCTGTTTCTCTTGCAGCGGCTAAAGCGGCAGCAGCCTTTAAAGGTGTACCTTTATACGCACATATTGCTGACCTAAACGGTACTCCGGGTGTTTACTCTATGCCGTTACCTATGATGAATATCATTAATGGTGGCGAGCATGCAGATAACTCTGTTGATATCCAAGAGTTCATGATTCAACCTGTTGGTGCTGAAAACTTCCGCGAAGGCCTACGTATGGGCGCAGAAGTATTCCACAGCTTAGCTAAAGTACTTAAGGCTGATGGTCACTCTACAGCAGTAGGCGATGAAGGTGGTTTCGCGCCAAACCTACCATCAAACGCATCTGCTTTGGCTGCAATTAAAGTTGCAGTGGCAAACGCGGGTTACGAGCTAGGTAAAGACATCACTTTAGCGATGGATTGTGCGGCGTCTGAGTTTTATGATAAAGAAGCCAACATCTATGACCTTAAAGGTGAAGGTAAGAAGTTCACTTCAGAAGAGTTCAACTTCTTCCTACAGGACCTAACCAAAGAATACCCGATTGTTTCTATTGAAGATGGTCTTGATGAGTCTGATTGGGACGGTTTCGCGCACCAAACTAAACTAATGGGTGATAAAATCCAATTAGTTGGTGACGATCTATTCGTAACAAACACTAAGATTTTGAAGCGCGGTATCGACAACGGTATTGCTAACTCAATCCTAATCAAGTTCAACCAAATCGGTTCATTGACTGAAACTTTAGCTGCTATCAAGATGGCTAAAGATGCAGGCTTCACTGTTGTTATCTCTCACCGCTCAGGTGAAACTGAAGATGCGACTATTGCTGATTTAGCTGTAGGTACAGCTGCAGGTCAGATCAAAACGGGTTCTTTAAGCCGTAGTGATCGTGTTGCTAAGTACAACCAGCTACTGCGTATCGAAGAACAGCTTGGCGAAAAAGCACCTTATAACGGCTTAAGCGAGATAAAAGGCCAAGCATAATTTGCTATAAAGTGTAAAAAGGCCGCCACTCGGTGGCCTTTTTTGTTGTACTATCTGTTTACTATTCTCAAACTCTTTCTATTTAGCATCATGAAACGCCTTCTTTTTGCCTTGGTAGTGTTACTTATCTTACTGGAATATCGCCTTTGGTTAGGAGATAAGAGCCTCGCTGACTCTATTCATCTGCAAGAGCAGATAAAACTACAACAACAGAGTAATGCACAGTTGGTGGCTAGAAACCAAGTGTTGAGAGAAGAGATCAATGATCTTCGTAGCGGAACCGAAGCGCTTGAAGAGCGCGCT
The Shewanella sp. KX20019 DNA segment above includes these coding regions:
- the eno gene encoding phosphopyruvate hydratase, which translates into the protein MAKIINIIGREIMDSRGNPTVEAEVHLEGGFMGMAAAPSGASTGSREALELRDGDKARYLGKGVLKAVAAVNGPIADALKGKDAIAQAELDQIMIDLDGTENKAKFGANAILAVSLAAAKAAAAFKGVPLYAHIADLNGTPGVYSMPLPMMNIINGGEHADNSVDIQEFMIQPVGAENFREGLRMGAEVFHSLAKVLKADGHSTAVGDEGGFAPNLPSNASALAAIKVAVANAGYELGKDITLAMDCAASEFYDKEANIYDLKGEGKKFTSEEFNFFLQDLTKEYPIVSIEDGLDESDWDGFAHQTKLMGDKIQLVGDDLFVTNTKILKRGIDNGIANSILIKFNQIGSLTETLAAIKMAKDAGFTVVISHRSGETEDATIADLAVGTAAGQIKTGSLSRSDRVAKYNQLLRIEEQLGEKAPYNGLSEIKGQA
- a CDS encoding CTP synthase; this encodes MTTRYIFVTGGVVSSLGKGIAAASLAAILEARGLNVTIMKLDPYINVDPGTMSPTQHGEVFVTEDGAETDLDLGHYERFIRTKMNRRNNFTTGRIYEEVLRKERRGDYLGATIQVIPHITNAIKEKVLAGGEGHDVAIVEIGGTVGDIESLPFLESIRQLGVELGRERTLFMHLTLVPFLGAAGEVKTKPTQHSVKELRSIGIAPDVLVCRGDRPVPANEKAKISLFCNVEERAVISLKDVDSIYKIPALLKAQGLDQLVTKRFGIDCPEADLHEWENVIYQEANPTGEIVIGMVGKYIELPDAYKSVNEALKHAGLFNRVSVQIKYIDSQNVEAKGEEILQGLDGILVPGGFGERGVEGKIMAAKYARENNLPYFGICLGMQVALIEFARNVAGLEGAHSTEFNKETPYPVVGLITEWINEEGNVEERHETSDLGGTMRLGAQLCHLEEGTKAAAAYKGISCVERHRHRYEVNNNFKDRLEKAGLIFSGLSSDRQLVEMIELPNHPWFVAGQFHPEFTSTPRDGQPLFEGFIAAAAAYQKRDLG
- the mazG gene encoding nucleoside triphosphate pyrophosphohydrolase, coding for MKEPVGNMQPLLTIMQKLRDPETGCDWDKAQTFQSIVPFTLEEAYEVADTIERVALDELPDELGDLLFQVVFYCQLGKEQGMFDFDTVVNRICDKLTRRHPHVFADLKSSSTEQIKQNWEKIKASERVEREQHSVLDDIPLNLPALSRSIKIQKRVSGVGFDWPELPPVVAKIHEEIEEVLFEVEQENIDHNKVTDEMGDLLFAVVNLARHLGVEPEKALRQANQKFERRFRGVEDYVEQDGRAFDEHTLVELDRYWDKVKVSESNK
- the ftsB gene encoding cell division protein FtsB, translating into MKRLLFALVVLLILLEYRLWLGDKSLADSIHLQEQIKLQQQSNAQLVARNQVLREEINDLRSGTEALEERARNELGMVKEGETFFRVVGGDRLSKQNH